Below is a window of Candidatus Poribacteria bacterium DNA.
GGTTCCCTTGGGCCCGTGCATCCACTTGTGCACGTTGCCGGTGTAGAAATCGACGCCGAGGCGGTTCAAGTCGATGGGGAACTGCCCGACCGCCTGCGCTCCGTCGAACAGAACGCGGGCTCCGCGTTCGCGGCAGAAGGCGACGATTCGCTCCGTCGGGACGCGAATGCCCGTCTGCGAGGTGACATGGCTCGTGGCAAGGAGGCGGATTCTGGGAGCCCAAGCGTCGGCGACGGACTTCAGCGTCTCTTCGTCGGTCCGACCGACCGTGAAGCGCCGCAGCTTGACATCCCGACGCTGCGTCAGGAACGTCCACGGGAACAGCATCGACGGGTGCTCCTGATCCGACAGGAGCACTTCGTCGCCGTCGCGCCACTGGACGCCCTCTACGACCAGGTTCACTCCATCGGTTGCGTTTCGTGTGAAGGCGATCTCCTCCGTCGTCGCGCCGAGGTAGGCGGCGAGGCGGGCGCGCGCTTCTTCCATGCGCTGGCACGCAGCGCCCCAGCCCGATGGAGATTCGCCGCCCAGCTCGAACGCCCGCATCGACTCCCACAGACGTTCGGACACGCTCAGCGGACAGACACCTGCCGTACCGGTGTTCAGATAGACGACTTCATCGACGACGGGGAACTCGCGCCGCACCGCATCGAGTTCGTAAGGCGGCTTGGTGAGTGCAGACGGCACGATGCAGAGGGCTCCTTACAGAGCGACGATACGTCGCATTCGGCGCGCCGTCTCCGCGAGCGTTTCGGGCGTGCCGCCGACTTCGTGGATGACGGGATCTTCGTAACCCGCCGCGCGTAGCTCACGCATGAGGGCGAGCCAATCGGTGTCGCCATCCATCAGGTCGGTGAACTGATGCTTGGACCGCGAGAAGTCCTTGAAGTGGACCTTCTTGATGCGCGACCCGAGCGCCTGGACCCAGTGCTCCGGGTAACCGTACGCCATCATGTTCGCCGTGTCCAGGTACGCGCCGACCCACAGGCTGCCGACCTCGTCGACGAACTCGCGCATCTCGCGCGGGCTTAGCAGGAACTTGTTCCAAACGTTCTCGACGCCGATCGCGCAACGGTGTTCCTCGGCAAATGGCGCGAGCTCGATCAGCGCGT
It encodes the following:
- a CDS encoding aminotransferase class V-fold PLP-dependent enzyme, with the translated sequence MPSALTKPPYELDAVRREFPVVDEVVYLNTGTAGVCPLSVSERLWESMRAFELGGESPSGWGAACQRMEEARARLAAYLGATTEEIAFTRNATDGVNLVVEGVQWRDGDEVLLSDQEHPSMLFPWTFLTQRRDVKLRRFTVGRTDEETLKSVADAWAPRIRLLATSHVTSQTGIRVPTERIVAFCRERGARVLFDGAQAVGQFPIDLNRLGVDFYTGNVHKWMHGPKGTGFFYVRRDRVEELTPTWTGAGTGGFTDDDGLMPSPNAQRFEYGTRDFGRYGGIAALIDWHEALGIEAAQSWSRQLA
- a CDS encoding sugar phosphate isomerase/epimerase; translation: MKIGVTQIVLGSSTLAESLELCNAAGYEAIELTFRTGKDLHPDLSAEELSAVRRQCDAAGVEIASVIASGSQGGNLLSADASEQAAGRERVRRSVEIGAALGVNCTLLHPGQLGVGTPYDEAWRLLRNALIELAPFAEEHRCAIGVENVWNKFLLSPREMREFVDEVGSLWVGAYLDTANMMAYGYPEHWVQALGSRIKKVHFKDFSRSKHQFTDLMDGDTDWLALMRELRAAGYEDPVIHEVGGTPETLAETARRMRRIVAL